A genomic segment from Pseudomonas mendocina encodes:
- a CDS encoding UDP-2,3-diacylglucosamine diphosphatase, translated as MTSAQLAKPSRKQRVRTLWISDVHLGTRDCQAEHLAAFLKRYHADRIYLVGDIIDGWKLRGGIYWPQAHTNVIRRLLTMSKRGTEVIYVTGNHDEFLRRYSSLLLGNIQLVDEAVHVTADGRQLLVIHGDQFDVITRYHRWLAFLGDSAYEFTLTLNRWLNHWRSRWGYGYWSLSAYLKHKVKTAVNFISDFEEAIAHECVKRGLQGVVCGHIHHAEIRQVSGVEYMNCGDWVESCTALIEHWDGQIELYRLAEAQARLASEEQAIALETGA; from the coding sequence ATGACCAGCGCCCAGCTCGCCAAGCCCAGCCGCAAGCAACGTGTCCGTACCCTGTGGATTTCCGACGTGCACCTCGGCACGCGTGACTGTCAGGCGGAGCATCTGGCGGCGTTTCTCAAGCGCTACCATGCCGACCGCATCTACCTGGTGGGCGACATCATCGATGGCTGGAAACTGCGCGGTGGCATCTACTGGCCACAGGCGCACACCAACGTGATCCGCCGCCTGCTGACCATGAGCAAGCGCGGCACCGAGGTGATCTACGTGACCGGCAACCACGACGAATTCCTCCGTCGCTACTCCAGCCTGCTACTGGGCAACATCCAGTTGGTCGACGAAGCGGTGCACGTCACGGCCGATGGACGCCAGTTGCTGGTGATCCATGGCGACCAGTTCGATGTGATCACCCGCTACCACCGCTGGTTGGCCTTCCTGGGAGATTCAGCTTACGAATTCACCCTGACCCTCAACCGCTGGCTCAACCACTGGCGCAGCCGCTGGGGCTATGGTTACTGGTCGCTGTCGGCGTATCTCAAGCACAAGGTCAAGACCGCGGTGAACTTCATCAGCGACTTCGAGGAAGCCATCGCCCACGAATGCGTCAAGCGTGGCCTACAGGGCGTGGTCTGTGGCCACATCCACCACGCGGAAATTCGTCAGGTCAGTGGCGTGGAATACATGAACTGCGGTGATTGGGTGGAATCCTGCACGGCGCTGATCGAACACTGGGACGGGCAGATCGAGCTCTATCGCCTGGCTGAAGCGCAGGCGCGACTGGCCAGCGAGGAGCAGGCCATCGCCCTTGAGACCGGCGCATGA
- a CDS encoding adenylate/guanylate cyclase domain-containing protein gives MKPATTSRANGLPTPPLREYYSRVLAYIATAASIAAGTYVGFFAYDILWMVPYALLYPHLAHNLSRRFKRDYPQQTDLALLFVDALHAGASCVLLSFSVVPSLMFLLILCFSALVIGGLRYLGLSLLVAGSGTALCAALVNVQPNPQTPTLVALVSILFTTLYICITAYFVNQQGLRLAQVRSEIKREQEKAARLARNLAKYLSPQVWESIFTGKKSVRLETQRKKLTVFFSDIKGFTELSEELEAEALTDLLNTYLNEMSKICLKYGGTIDKFIGDSVMVFFGDPSSNGARKDAVAAVSMAIAMRKHMKVLRQQWRAQGITKPLEIRMGLNTGYCTVGNFGADTRMDYTIIGRDVNLASRLESAAESGEILISHETYSLVKDVIMCRDKGQISVKGFTRPVQIYQVVDFRRDLGATSSYVEHELPGFSMYLDTNGIQNFDKERVIQALNQAAEKLRDKVIL, from the coding sequence GGGCTTCTTCGCCTACGACATCCTGTGGATGGTGCCCTACGCCCTGCTCTATCCCCATCTGGCGCACAATCTCAGCCGCCGTTTCAAACGCGACTATCCGCAGCAGACCGACCTGGCCCTGCTATTCGTCGACGCCCTGCACGCAGGCGCGTCCTGCGTGCTGCTGAGCTTCTCCGTCGTACCCAGCCTGATGTTCCTGCTGATCCTGTGTTTCAGCGCCCTGGTCATCGGTGGGCTGCGTTATCTGGGCCTGTCACTGCTGGTGGCCGGCAGCGGCACGGCACTGTGCGCTGCGCTGGTGAATGTGCAACCCAATCCGCAAACCCCGACACTGGTAGCGCTGGTCAGCATCCTCTTTACCACCCTGTACATCTGCATCACCGCGTACTTCGTCAACCAGCAGGGCCTGCGCCTGGCGCAGGTGCGCAGCGAGATCAAGCGCGAGCAGGAAAAGGCCGCGCGCCTGGCGCGCAACCTGGCCAAATACCTGTCCCCGCAGGTGTGGGAGTCGATCTTCACCGGCAAGAAGAGCGTGCGTCTGGAGACTCAGCGCAAGAAGCTCACGGTGTTCTTCTCCGATATCAAGGGTTTCACCGAGCTGTCGGAGGAGCTGGAGGCTGAGGCGCTGACCGACCTGCTCAACACCTACCTCAACGAAATGTCGAAGATCTGCCTGAAATACGGCGGCACCATCGACAAGTTCATCGGCGACTCGGTGATGGTGTTCTTCGGCGACCCCAGCAGCAACGGCGCTAGAAAAGACGCGGTCGCGGCGGTTTCCATGGCCATCGCCATGCGCAAGCACATGAAGGTGCTGCGCCAGCAGTGGCGCGCCCAGGGCATCACCAAGCCGCTGGAAATCCGCATGGGCCTCAACACCGGCTATTGCACCGTGGGCAACTTCGGCGCCGACACGCGCATGGACTACACCATCATCGGCCGCGACGTGAACCTCGCCAGCCGTCTGGAAAGCGCCGCCGAGTCTGGCGAGATCCTGATTTCCCACGAGACCTATTCGCTGGTCAAGGACGTGATCATGTGTCGCGACAAGGGCCAGATAAGCGTCAAGGGCTTCACCCGCCCCGTGCAGATCTACCAGGTGGTGGATTTCCGCCGCGATCTGGGCGCCACCTCCAGTTACGTCGAGCACGAGCTACCGGGCTTCTCCATGTACCTGGACACCAACGGCATCCAGAACTTCGACAAGGAACGAGTGATCCAGGCGCTCAACCAGGCTGCCGAGAAGCTGCGCGACAAGGTCATTCTCTGA
- a CDS encoding glycosyltransferase family 4 protein, which produces MRILIVSDAWSPQVNGVVTSLAALAAELSALGHQVKLLSPADFRAVPCPTYPEIPLVWDLWRVGGAIRDFRPDCVHLATEGPLGWAARRWLVKRGLAFSTAIHTRFPEYVSTRWPWISPRWGYAYLRAFHRRSQAVLVTTERLREEFAGWGLRRLQLWRKGVDTRLFRPDPARQRCVRPVFLYVGRIAAEKNLQAFLDLDLPGEKRVVGNGPQRETLQRQYPQVRFLGYRHGQALAESYQDASVLVFPSRTDTYGLVMLEALACGTPVAALPVAGPLDVLLQGLSGVMDEDLRSACLAALELDRGRCAELAAAQSWRASALEFLALQPLIDGEPVVVTEVLPDSAL; this is translated from the coding sequence ATGAGGATACTGATCGTCTCGGACGCCTGGTCACCACAGGTCAACGGCGTGGTCACCAGCCTGGCGGCACTGGCCGCCGAGCTGAGCGCGCTGGGGCATCAGGTCAAGCTGCTGTCACCTGCGGATTTTCGAGCTGTGCCCTGTCCAACCTACCCGGAGATTCCGTTGGTATGGGATCTCTGGCGAGTGGGCGGTGCGATTCGCGACTTTCGTCCCGACTGCGTTCATCTGGCCACGGAAGGCCCCTTGGGCTGGGCAGCTCGACGCTGGCTGGTCAAGCGTGGCCTGGCCTTCTCCACGGCTATCCACACGCGCTTCCCCGAATACGTCAGCACTCGCTGGCCGTGGATCTCGCCGCGCTGGGGATACGCCTATCTGCGCGCCTTTCACCGTCGCAGTCAGGCGGTACTGGTGACCACCGAACGCCTGCGCGAGGAGTTCGCCGGCTGGGGGCTGCGAAGGCTGCAGCTATGGCGCAAGGGTGTCGATACGCGTCTGTTCCGCCCGGACCCGGCGCGCCAACGGTGTGTGCGGCCGGTGTTTCTCTATGTCGGACGTATCGCTGCGGAAAAGAATCTGCAGGCCTTTCTCGATCTCGATCTGCCCGGAGAGAAACGCGTGGTCGGCAATGGTCCGCAGCGCGAGACGCTGCAACGGCAGTATCCGCAGGTGCGTTTTCTCGGTTATCGCCACGGCCAGGCATTGGCTGAGAGCTACCAGGATGCCTCGGTGCTGGTTTTCCCCTCACGTACCGATACCTACGGGCTGGTGATGCTGGAGGCGCTGGCTTGTGGTACACCGGTAGCGGCCTTACCGGTGGCCGGGCCGCTGGATGTGCTGCTGCAAGGGCTGAGCGGGGTAATGGACGAGGATCTGCGCAGTGCCTGCCTGGCGGCGCTGGAGCTGGATCGAGGGCGTTGTGCCGAGCTGGCTGCGGCGCAGTCCTGGCGTGCTTCGGCGTTGGAGTTTTTGGCCTTGCAGCCTCTGATCGATGGCGAGCCGGTGGTCGTGACTGAGGTGTTGCCAGATAGCGCGCTGTAG
- a CDS encoding helix-turn-helix transcriptional regulator, with product MLPILSLRHYSHEMLSHSHDHAQLVFGLAGELQFEVDGQGSRVLRHHLAVVPAESRHTCGSPRGSQCLVLDLPANDWLERQLGHHASDIQRLLDKPNALLLDPSQGQLLNWLASSPINDPVIAGQGAALLLGSLACSRQHTETTGLPMAALDRYIDQHAAHPLQVADLARLAGLSVARFHARFLTEIGRTPMEHIRQRRLQLAEQLLRGSDLAVGEIASRVGYNSQSAFTAALSRHMGMTPRQLRRAR from the coding sequence ATGCTCCCGATCCTGTCCCTGCGTCATTACAGCCACGAAATGCTCAGCCACAGCCACGACCATGCCCAGCTCGTGTTCGGTCTGGCTGGCGAGCTGCAATTCGAAGTCGACGGTCAGGGCAGCCGGGTTCTGCGTCATCATCTGGCGGTGGTGCCAGCCGAATCGCGCCACACCTGCGGCAGCCCGCGCGGTAGTCAGTGCCTGGTACTGGACCTGCCGGCCAACGACTGGCTCGAGCGTCAGCTAGGTCACCATGCGAGCGATATCCAGCGCCTGCTGGACAAACCCAACGCCCTGCTGCTCGATCCGTCGCAGGGCCAGTTGCTCAACTGGCTGGCCAGCAGCCCGATCAACGACCCTGTCATCGCAGGCCAGGGGGCAGCCCTGCTGCTGGGCAGCCTGGCTTGCAGCCGCCAGCATACCGAGACGACCGGCTTGCCAATGGCAGCCCTGGACCGCTATATCGATCAGCACGCCGCACATCCTCTGCAGGTAGCGGACCTGGCGCGTCTGGCCGGTCTGTCGGTGGCGCGCTTCCACGCCCGCTTTCTCACCGAGATCGGGCGCACGCCCATGGAACACATTCGCCAGCGGCGTCTGCAGTTGGCCGAGCAACTGTTGCGTGGCAGTGACCTCGCGGTTGGCGAAATCGCTTCCCGTGTCGGTTACAACTCGCAAAGCGC